From Rhinolophus sinicus isolate RSC01 linkage group LG15, ASM3656204v1, whole genome shotgun sequence, the proteins below share one genomic window:
- the HDAC5 gene encoding histone deacetylase 5 isoform X3, with protein sequence MNSPTESDGMSAREPSLEILPRTPLHGIPVAVEVKPVLPGAMPSSMGGGGGGSPSPVELRGALAGPVDPALREQQLQQELLALKQQQQLQKQLLFAEFQKQHDHLTRQHEVQLQKHLKQQQEMLAAKRQQELEQQRQREQQRQEELEKQRLEQQLLILRNKEKSKESAIASTEVKLRLQEFLLSKSKEPTPGGLNHSLPQHPKCWGAHHASLDQSSPPQSGPPGTPPSYKLPLLGPYDSRDDFPLRKTASEPNLKVRSRLKQKVAERRSSPLLRRKDGTVISTFKKRAVEITGAGPGVSSVCNSAPGSGPSSPNSSHSTIAENGFTGSVPNIPTEMLPQHRALPLDSSPNQFSLYTSPSLPNISLGLQATVTVTNSHLTASPKLSTQQEAERQALQSLRQGGALTGKFMSTSSIPGCLLGVALEGDTSPHGHASLLQHVLLLEQARQQSTLIAVPLHGQSPLVTGERVATSMRTVGKLPRHRPLSRTQSSPLPQSPQALQQLVMQQQHQQFLEKQKQQQLQLGKILTKTGELPRQPTTHPEETEEELTEQQEALLGEGALTIPREGSTESESTQEDLEEEEGEEEEEEEEEEDCIQVRDEEGESGAEEGPDVEESSASYKKVFSDPQQLQPLQVYQAPLSLSTVPHQALGRTQSSPAAPGGMKSPPDQPTKHLFTTGVVYDTFMLKHQCMCGNTHVHPEHAGRIQSIWSRLQETGLLSKCERIRGRKATLDEIQTVHSEYHTLLYGTSPLNRQKLDSKKLLGPISQKMYAMLPCGGIGVDSDTVWNEMHSSSAVRMAVGCLVELAFKVAAGELKNGFAIIRPPGHHAEESTAMGFCFFNSVAITTKLLQQKLNVGKVLIVDWDIHHGNGTQQAFYTDPSVLYISLHRYDNGNFFPGSGAPEEVGGGPGVGYNVNVAWTGGVDPPIGDVEYLTAFRTVVMPIAHEFSPDVVLVSAGFDAVEGHLSPLGGYSVTARCFGHLTRQLMTLAGGRVVLALEGGHDLTAICDASEACVSALLSVELQPLDETVLQQKPNINAVATLEKVIEIQSKHWSCVQRFAAGLGRSLREAQAGETEEAETVSAMALLSVGAGQAPAAAAREHSPRPPEEPMEQEPAL encoded by the exons TGGAGGTGAAGCCGGTGCTGCCAGGAGCCATGCCCAGCTccatggggggcgggggtggaggcaGCCCCAGCCCTGTGGAGCTGCGGGGTGCTCTGGCAGGCCCTGTGGACCCCGCGCTGCGGGAGCAGCAACTGCAGCAGGAGCTCCTGGCACtcaagcagcagcagcagctgcagaagCAGCTCCTGTTTGCCGAGTTCCAGAAACAGCATGACCACCTGACACGGCAGCATGAGGTCCAGCTGCAGAAGCACCTCAAG CAGCAGCAAGAGATGCTGGCAGCCAAGAGGCAGCAGGAGCTGGAGCAGCAGCGGCAGCGGGAGCAGCAGCGGCAGGAGGAGCTGGAGAAGCAGCggctggagcagcagctgctTATCCTGCGGAACAAGGAGAAGAGCAAAGAGA GTGCCATCGCCAGCACTGAGGTGAAGCTGAGGCTCCAGGAATTCCTCCTGTCAAAGTCAAAGGAGCCCACGCCAGGCGGCCTCAACCATTCCCTCCCACAGCATCCCAAATGCTG GGGAGCCCACCATGCTTCTTTGGACCAGAGTTCCCCTCCCCAGAGTGGCCCCCCTGGGACACCTCCCTCCTACAAACTGCCTTTGCTTGGGCCCTATGACAGCCGCGATGACTTCCCCCTCCGCAAAACTG CCTCTGAACCCAACTTGAAAGTGCGTTCAAGGCTAAAGCAGAAGGTGGCTGAGCGGAGAAGCAGTCCCCTTCTGCGTCGCAAGGATGGGACCGTCATTAGCACCTTTAAGAAGAGAGCTGTTGAGATCACAGGGGCCGGGCCTGGGG TGTCGTCAGTGTGTAACAGCGCGCCAGGCTCCGGCCCCAGCTCTCCCAACAGCTCCCACAGCACCATCGCTGAGAACGGCTTTACTGGCTCGGTCCCCAACATCCCCACAGAG ATGCTCCCCCAGCACCGGGCCCTCCCTCTGGACAGCTCCCCCAACCAGTTCAGCCTCTACACGTCTCCCTCTCTGCCCAACATCTCCCTAGGGCTACAGGCCACGGTCACTGTCACCAACTCACACCTCACC GCCTCCCCGAAGCTGTCGACGCAGCAGGAGGCCGAGAGGCAGGCCCTCCAATCCCTGCGGCAGGGTGGCGCACTGACGGGCAAGTTCATGAGCACATCGTCCATCCCCGGATGCCTGCTGGGCGTGGCGCTGGAGGGCGATACGAGTCCCCACGGACACGCCTCTCTGCTTCAGCACGTGCTGCTGCTGGAGCAGGCCCGGCAGCAGAGCACCCTCATCGCTG TGCCACTCCATGGGCAGTCCCCACTGGTGACAGGTGAACGAGTGGCCACCAGCATGCGGACAGTGGGCAAGCTCCCGAGGCACCGGCCCCTTAGCCGCACTCAGTCCTCCCCGCTACCCCAgagcccccaggccctgcagcAGCTGGTCATGCAGCAACAGCACCAGCAGTTCCTggagaagcagaagcagcagcagctccagctGGGCAAG ATCCTCACCAAGACTGGGGAGCTGCCACGACAGCCCACCACCCACCCCGAGGAGACCGAAGAGGAGCTGACAGAGCAGCAGGAGGCCTTGCTGGGGGAGGGAGCCCTGACCATCCCCAGAGAAGGCTCCACAGAGAGTGAGAGCACGCAGGAAGacctggaggaggaagaaggggaggaggaggaagaagaggaggaggaggaggattgCATCCAGGTCAGGGACGAGGAGGGCGAGAGTGGCGCTGAGGAGGGCCCCGACGTGGAGGAGTCCAGTGCCAGCTACAAAAAG gtgTTCTCAGATCCCCAGCAGCTGCAGCCACTGCAGGTGTACCAGGCACCCCTCAGCCTGTCCACTGTGCCCCACCAGGCCCTGGGCCGAACCCAGTCCTCACCTGCTGCTCCTGGGGGCATGAAGAGCCCCCCAGACCAGCCCACCAAGCACCTCTTCACCACAG GTGTGGTGTACGACACCTTCATGCTGAAGCACCAGTGCATGTGCGGGAACACACACGTGCACCCTGAGCATGCTGGCCGGATCCAGAGCATCTGGTCCCGGCTGCAGGAGACGGGCCTGCTTAGCAAGTGTGAG CGGATCCGGGGTCGCAAAGCCACGCTAGATGAGATTCAGACAGTGCACTCCGAATACCACACTCTGCTCTATGGGACCAGCCCCCTCAACCGACAGAAGCTGGACAGCAAGAAATTGCTTG GCCCCATCAGCCAGAAGATGTACGCCATGCTGCCTTGTGGGGGCATTGGG GTGGACAGTGACACTGTATGGAATGAGATGCACTCCTCCAGTGCCGTTCGCATGGCGGTGGGCTGCCTGGTAGAGCTGGCTTTCAAGGTGGCGGCTGGAGAACTCAAG AATGGATTTGCCATCATCCGGCCCCCAGGACACCACGCCGAGGAATCCACAGCCAT ggGATTCTGCTTCTTCAACTCTGTAGCCATCACAACCAAACTCCTGCAGCAGAAGCTGAACGTGGGCAAGGTTCTCATCGTGGACTGG GACATTCACCACGGCAATGGAACCCAGCAAGCGTTTTACACTGACCCCTCTGTGCTCTACATCTCCCTGCATCGCTATGACAATGGGAACTTCTTTCCAGGCTCCGGGGCTCCTGAAGAG GTTGGTGGAGGGCCAGGCGTGGGGTACAATGTGAACGTGGCATGGACGGGAGGTGTGGACCCCCCCATCGGAGATGTGGAGTACCTCACGGCCTTCAG GACAGTGGTGATGCCCATTGCCCACGAGTTCTCACCTGACGTGGTCCTAGTCTCCGCCGGGTTTGATGCTGTTGAGGGACACCTATCTCCACTGGGTGGCTACTCTGTTACCGCCAGAT GTTTTGGTCACTTAACCAGGCAGCTGATGACACTGGCAGGGGGCCGGGTGGTGCTGGCCCTGGAGGGAGGCCACGACTTGACCGCCATCTGTGATGCCTCTGAGGCCTGTGTCTCGGCTCTGCTCAGCGTGGAG CTACAGCCCTTGGACGAGACAGTCTTACAGCAAAAGCCCAACATCAACGCAGTGGCCACGCTAGAGAAAGTCATCGAAATCCAGA GCAAACACTGGAGCTGTGTGCAGAGGTTTGCCGCTGGGCTGGGCCGTTCCCTGCGCGAGGCCCAGGCAGGTGAGACGGAGGAGGCCGAGACTGTGAGTGCCATGGCCTTGCTGTCGGTGGGGGCCGGACAGGCCCCGGCTGCTGCCGCCCGGGAACACAGCCCCAG GCCGCCAGAGGAGCCCATGGAGCAGGAGCCTGCCCTGTGA
- the HDAC5 gene encoding histone deacetylase 5 isoform X4, translating into MNSPTESVEVKPVLPGAMPSSMGGGGGGSPSPVELRGALAGPVDPALREQQLQQELLALKQQQQLQKQLLFAEFQKQHDHLTRQHEVQLQKHLKQQQEMLAAKRQQELEQQRQREQQRQEELEKQRLEQQLLILRNKEKSKESAIASTEVKLRLQEFLLSKSKEPTPGGLNHSLPQHPKCWGAHHASLDQSSPPQSGPPGTPPSYKLPLLGPYDSRDDFPLRKTASEPNLKVRSRLKQKVAERRSSPLLRRKDGTVISTFKKRAVEITGAGPGVSSVCNSAPGSGPSSPNSSHSTIAENGFTGSVPNIPTEMLPQHRALPLDSSPNQFSLYTSPSLPNISLGLQATVTVTNSHLTASPKLSTQQEAERQALQSLRQGGALTGKFMSTSSIPGCLLGVALEGDTSPHGHASLLQHVLLLEQARQQSTLIAVPLHGQSPLVTGERVATSMRTVGKLPRHRPLSRTQSSPLPQSPQALQQLVMQQQHQQFLEKQKQQQLQLGKILTKTGELPRQPTTHPEETEEELTEQQEALLGEGALTIPREGSTESESTQEDLEEEEGEEEEEEEEEEDCIQVRDEEGESGAEEGPDVEESSASYKKVFSDPQQLQPLQVYQAPLSLSTVPHQALGRTQSSPAAPGGMKSPPDQPTKHLFTTGVVYDTFMLKHQCMCGNTHVHPEHAGRIQSIWSRLQETGLLSKCERIRGRKATLDEIQTVHSEYHTLLYGTSPLNRQKLDSKKLLGPISQKMYAMLPCGGIGVDSDTVWNEMHSSSAVRMAVGCLVELAFKVAAGELKNGFAIIRPPGHHAEESTAMGFCFFNSVAITTKLLQQKLNVGKVLIVDWDIHHGNGTQQAFYTDPSVLYISLHRYDNGNFFPGSGAPEEVGGGPGVGYNVNVAWTGGVDPPIGDVEYLTAFRTVVMPIAHEFSPDVVLVSAGFDAVEGHLSPLGGYSVTARCFGHLTRQLMTLAGGRVVLALEGGHDLTAICDASEACVSALLSVELQPLDETVLQQKPNINAVATLEKVIEIQSKHWSCVQRFAAGLGRSLREAQAGETEEAETVSAMALLSVGAGQAPAAAAREHSPRPPEEPMEQEPAL; encoded by the exons TGGAGGTGAAGCCGGTGCTGCCAGGAGCCATGCCCAGCTccatggggggcgggggtggaggcaGCCCCAGCCCTGTGGAGCTGCGGGGTGCTCTGGCAGGCCCTGTGGACCCCGCGCTGCGGGAGCAGCAACTGCAGCAGGAGCTCCTGGCACtcaagcagcagcagcagctgcagaagCAGCTCCTGTTTGCCGAGTTCCAGAAACAGCATGACCACCTGACACGGCAGCATGAGGTCCAGCTGCAGAAGCACCTCAAG CAGCAGCAAGAGATGCTGGCAGCCAAGAGGCAGCAGGAGCTGGAGCAGCAGCGGCAGCGGGAGCAGCAGCGGCAGGAGGAGCTGGAGAAGCAGCggctggagcagcagctgctTATCCTGCGGAACAAGGAGAAGAGCAAAGAGA GTGCCATCGCCAGCACTGAGGTGAAGCTGAGGCTCCAGGAATTCCTCCTGTCAAAGTCAAAGGAGCCCACGCCAGGCGGCCTCAACCATTCCCTCCCACAGCATCCCAAATGCTG GGGAGCCCACCATGCTTCTTTGGACCAGAGTTCCCCTCCCCAGAGTGGCCCCCCTGGGACACCTCCCTCCTACAAACTGCCTTTGCTTGGGCCCTATGACAGCCGCGATGACTTCCCCCTCCGCAAAACTG CCTCTGAACCCAACTTGAAAGTGCGTTCAAGGCTAAAGCAGAAGGTGGCTGAGCGGAGAAGCAGTCCCCTTCTGCGTCGCAAGGATGGGACCGTCATTAGCACCTTTAAGAAGAGAGCTGTTGAGATCACAGGGGCCGGGCCTGGGG TGTCGTCAGTGTGTAACAGCGCGCCAGGCTCCGGCCCCAGCTCTCCCAACAGCTCCCACAGCACCATCGCTGAGAACGGCTTTACTGGCTCGGTCCCCAACATCCCCACAGAG ATGCTCCCCCAGCACCGGGCCCTCCCTCTGGACAGCTCCCCCAACCAGTTCAGCCTCTACACGTCTCCCTCTCTGCCCAACATCTCCCTAGGGCTACAGGCCACGGTCACTGTCACCAACTCACACCTCACC GCCTCCCCGAAGCTGTCGACGCAGCAGGAGGCCGAGAGGCAGGCCCTCCAATCCCTGCGGCAGGGTGGCGCACTGACGGGCAAGTTCATGAGCACATCGTCCATCCCCGGATGCCTGCTGGGCGTGGCGCTGGAGGGCGATACGAGTCCCCACGGACACGCCTCTCTGCTTCAGCACGTGCTGCTGCTGGAGCAGGCCCGGCAGCAGAGCACCCTCATCGCTG TGCCACTCCATGGGCAGTCCCCACTGGTGACAGGTGAACGAGTGGCCACCAGCATGCGGACAGTGGGCAAGCTCCCGAGGCACCGGCCCCTTAGCCGCACTCAGTCCTCCCCGCTACCCCAgagcccccaggccctgcagcAGCTGGTCATGCAGCAACAGCACCAGCAGTTCCTggagaagcagaagcagcagcagctccagctGGGCAAG ATCCTCACCAAGACTGGGGAGCTGCCACGACAGCCCACCACCCACCCCGAGGAGACCGAAGAGGAGCTGACAGAGCAGCAGGAGGCCTTGCTGGGGGAGGGAGCCCTGACCATCCCCAGAGAAGGCTCCACAGAGAGTGAGAGCACGCAGGAAGacctggaggaggaagaaggggaggaggaggaagaagaggaggaggaggaggattgCATCCAGGTCAGGGACGAGGAGGGCGAGAGTGGCGCTGAGGAGGGCCCCGACGTGGAGGAGTCCAGTGCCAGCTACAAAAAG gtgTTCTCAGATCCCCAGCAGCTGCAGCCACTGCAGGTGTACCAGGCACCCCTCAGCCTGTCCACTGTGCCCCACCAGGCCCTGGGCCGAACCCAGTCCTCACCTGCTGCTCCTGGGGGCATGAAGAGCCCCCCAGACCAGCCCACCAAGCACCTCTTCACCACAG GTGTGGTGTACGACACCTTCATGCTGAAGCACCAGTGCATGTGCGGGAACACACACGTGCACCCTGAGCATGCTGGCCGGATCCAGAGCATCTGGTCCCGGCTGCAGGAGACGGGCCTGCTTAGCAAGTGTGAG CGGATCCGGGGTCGCAAAGCCACGCTAGATGAGATTCAGACAGTGCACTCCGAATACCACACTCTGCTCTATGGGACCAGCCCCCTCAACCGACAGAAGCTGGACAGCAAGAAATTGCTTG GCCCCATCAGCCAGAAGATGTACGCCATGCTGCCTTGTGGGGGCATTGGG GTGGACAGTGACACTGTATGGAATGAGATGCACTCCTCCAGTGCCGTTCGCATGGCGGTGGGCTGCCTGGTAGAGCTGGCTTTCAAGGTGGCGGCTGGAGAACTCAAG AATGGATTTGCCATCATCCGGCCCCCAGGACACCACGCCGAGGAATCCACAGCCAT ggGATTCTGCTTCTTCAACTCTGTAGCCATCACAACCAAACTCCTGCAGCAGAAGCTGAACGTGGGCAAGGTTCTCATCGTGGACTGG GACATTCACCACGGCAATGGAACCCAGCAAGCGTTTTACACTGACCCCTCTGTGCTCTACATCTCCCTGCATCGCTATGACAATGGGAACTTCTTTCCAGGCTCCGGGGCTCCTGAAGAG GTTGGTGGAGGGCCAGGCGTGGGGTACAATGTGAACGTGGCATGGACGGGAGGTGTGGACCCCCCCATCGGAGATGTGGAGTACCTCACGGCCTTCAG GACAGTGGTGATGCCCATTGCCCACGAGTTCTCACCTGACGTGGTCCTAGTCTCCGCCGGGTTTGATGCTGTTGAGGGACACCTATCTCCACTGGGTGGCTACTCTGTTACCGCCAGAT GTTTTGGTCACTTAACCAGGCAGCTGATGACACTGGCAGGGGGCCGGGTGGTGCTGGCCCTGGAGGGAGGCCACGACTTGACCGCCATCTGTGATGCCTCTGAGGCCTGTGTCTCGGCTCTGCTCAGCGTGGAG CTACAGCCCTTGGACGAGACAGTCTTACAGCAAAAGCCCAACATCAACGCAGTGGCCACGCTAGAGAAAGTCATCGAAATCCAGA GCAAACACTGGAGCTGTGTGCAGAGGTTTGCCGCTGGGCTGGGCCGTTCCCTGCGCGAGGCCCAGGCAGGTGAGACGGAGGAGGCCGAGACTGTGAGTGCCATGGCCTTGCTGTCGGTGGGGGCCGGACAGGCCCCGGCTGCTGCCGCCCGGGAACACAGCCCCAG GCCGCCAGAGGAGCCCATGGAGCAGGAGCCTGCCCTGTGA
- the HDAC5 gene encoding histone deacetylase 5 isoform X2 — MNSPTESADGMSAREPSLEILPRTPLHGIPVAVEVKPVLPGAMPSSMGGGGGGSPSPVELRGALAGPVDPALREQQLQQELLALKQQQQLQKQLLFAEFQKQHDHLTRQHEVQLQKHLKQQQEMLAAKRQQELEQQRQREQQRQEELEKQRLEQQLLILRNKEKSKESAIASTEVKLRLQEFLLSKSKEPTPGGLNHSLPQHPKCWGAHHASLDQSSPPQSGPPGTPPSYKLPLLGPYDSRDDFPLRKTASEPNLKVRSRLKQKVAERRSSPLLRRKDGTVISTFKKRAVEITGAGPGVSSVCNSAPGSGPSSPNSSHSTIAENGFTGSVPNIPTEMLPQHRALPLDSSPNQFSLYTSPSLPNISLGLQATVTVTNSHLTASPKLSTQQEAERQALQSLRQGGALTGKFMSTSSIPGCLLGVALEGDTSPHGHASLLQHVLLLEQARQQSTLIAVPLHGQSPLVTGERVATSMRTVGKLPRHRPLSRTQSSPLPQSPQALQQLVMQQQHQQFLEKQKQQQLQLGKILTKTGELPRQPTTHPEETEEELTEQQEALLGEGALTIPREGSTESESTQEDLEEEEGEEEEEEEEEEDCIQVRDEEGESGAEEGPDVEESSASYKKVFSDPQQLQPLQVYQAPLSLSTVPHQALGRTQSSPAAPGGMKSPPDQPTKHLFTTGVVYDTFMLKHQCMCGNTHVHPEHAGRIQSIWSRLQETGLLSKCERIRGRKATLDEIQTVHSEYHTLLYGTSPLNRQKLDSKKLLGPISQKMYAMLPCGGIGVDSDTVWNEMHSSSAVRMAVGCLVELAFKVAAGELKNGFAIIRPPGHHAEESTAMGFCFFNSVAITTKLLQQKLNVGKVLIVDWDIHHGNGTQQAFYTDPSVLYISLHRYDNGNFFPGSGAPEEVGGGPGVGYNVNVAWTGGVDPPIGDVEYLTAFRTVVMPIAHEFSPDVVLVSAGFDAVEGHLSPLGGYSVTARCFGHLTRQLMTLAGGRVVLALEGGHDLTAICDASEACVSALLSVELQPLDETVLQQKPNINAVATLEKVIEIQSKHWSCVQRFAAGLGRSLREAQAGETEEAETVSAMALLSVGAGQAPAAAAREHSPRPPEEPMEQEPAL; from the exons TGGAGGTGAAGCCGGTGCTGCCAGGAGCCATGCCCAGCTccatggggggcgggggtggaggcaGCCCCAGCCCTGTGGAGCTGCGGGGTGCTCTGGCAGGCCCTGTGGACCCCGCGCTGCGGGAGCAGCAACTGCAGCAGGAGCTCCTGGCACtcaagcagcagcagcagctgcagaagCAGCTCCTGTTTGCCGAGTTCCAGAAACAGCATGACCACCTGACACGGCAGCATGAGGTCCAGCTGCAGAAGCACCTCAAG CAGCAGCAAGAGATGCTGGCAGCCAAGAGGCAGCAGGAGCTGGAGCAGCAGCGGCAGCGGGAGCAGCAGCGGCAGGAGGAGCTGGAGAAGCAGCggctggagcagcagctgctTATCCTGCGGAACAAGGAGAAGAGCAAAGAGA GTGCCATCGCCAGCACTGAGGTGAAGCTGAGGCTCCAGGAATTCCTCCTGTCAAAGTCAAAGGAGCCCACGCCAGGCGGCCTCAACCATTCCCTCCCACAGCATCCCAAATGCTG GGGAGCCCACCATGCTTCTTTGGACCAGAGTTCCCCTCCCCAGAGTGGCCCCCCTGGGACACCTCCCTCCTACAAACTGCCTTTGCTTGGGCCCTATGACAGCCGCGATGACTTCCCCCTCCGCAAAACTG CCTCTGAACCCAACTTGAAAGTGCGTTCAAGGCTAAAGCAGAAGGTGGCTGAGCGGAGAAGCAGTCCCCTTCTGCGTCGCAAGGATGGGACCGTCATTAGCACCTTTAAGAAGAGAGCTGTTGAGATCACAGGGGCCGGGCCTGGGG TGTCGTCAGTGTGTAACAGCGCGCCAGGCTCCGGCCCCAGCTCTCCCAACAGCTCCCACAGCACCATCGCTGAGAACGGCTTTACTGGCTCGGTCCCCAACATCCCCACAGAG ATGCTCCCCCAGCACCGGGCCCTCCCTCTGGACAGCTCCCCCAACCAGTTCAGCCTCTACACGTCTCCCTCTCTGCCCAACATCTCCCTAGGGCTACAGGCCACGGTCACTGTCACCAACTCACACCTCACC GCCTCCCCGAAGCTGTCGACGCAGCAGGAGGCCGAGAGGCAGGCCCTCCAATCCCTGCGGCAGGGTGGCGCACTGACGGGCAAGTTCATGAGCACATCGTCCATCCCCGGATGCCTGCTGGGCGTGGCGCTGGAGGGCGATACGAGTCCCCACGGACACGCCTCTCTGCTTCAGCACGTGCTGCTGCTGGAGCAGGCCCGGCAGCAGAGCACCCTCATCGCTG TGCCACTCCATGGGCAGTCCCCACTGGTGACAGGTGAACGAGTGGCCACCAGCATGCGGACAGTGGGCAAGCTCCCGAGGCACCGGCCCCTTAGCCGCACTCAGTCCTCCCCGCTACCCCAgagcccccaggccctgcagcAGCTGGTCATGCAGCAACAGCACCAGCAGTTCCTggagaagcagaagcagcagcagctccagctGGGCAAG ATCCTCACCAAGACTGGGGAGCTGCCACGACAGCCCACCACCCACCCCGAGGAGACCGAAGAGGAGCTGACAGAGCAGCAGGAGGCCTTGCTGGGGGAGGGAGCCCTGACCATCCCCAGAGAAGGCTCCACAGAGAGTGAGAGCACGCAGGAAGacctggaggaggaagaaggggaggaggaggaagaagaggaggaggaggaggattgCATCCAGGTCAGGGACGAGGAGGGCGAGAGTGGCGCTGAGGAGGGCCCCGACGTGGAGGAGTCCAGTGCCAGCTACAAAAAG gtgTTCTCAGATCCCCAGCAGCTGCAGCCACTGCAGGTGTACCAGGCACCCCTCAGCCTGTCCACTGTGCCCCACCAGGCCCTGGGCCGAACCCAGTCCTCACCTGCTGCTCCTGGGGGCATGAAGAGCCCCCCAGACCAGCCCACCAAGCACCTCTTCACCACAG GTGTGGTGTACGACACCTTCATGCTGAAGCACCAGTGCATGTGCGGGAACACACACGTGCACCCTGAGCATGCTGGCCGGATCCAGAGCATCTGGTCCCGGCTGCAGGAGACGGGCCTGCTTAGCAAGTGTGAG CGGATCCGGGGTCGCAAAGCCACGCTAGATGAGATTCAGACAGTGCACTCCGAATACCACACTCTGCTCTATGGGACCAGCCCCCTCAACCGACAGAAGCTGGACAGCAAGAAATTGCTTG GCCCCATCAGCCAGAAGATGTACGCCATGCTGCCTTGTGGGGGCATTGGG GTGGACAGTGACACTGTATGGAATGAGATGCACTCCTCCAGTGCCGTTCGCATGGCGGTGGGCTGCCTGGTAGAGCTGGCTTTCAAGGTGGCGGCTGGAGAACTCAAG AATGGATTTGCCATCATCCGGCCCCCAGGACACCACGCCGAGGAATCCACAGCCAT ggGATTCTGCTTCTTCAACTCTGTAGCCATCACAACCAAACTCCTGCAGCAGAAGCTGAACGTGGGCAAGGTTCTCATCGTGGACTGG GACATTCACCACGGCAATGGAACCCAGCAAGCGTTTTACACTGACCCCTCTGTGCTCTACATCTCCCTGCATCGCTATGACAATGGGAACTTCTTTCCAGGCTCCGGGGCTCCTGAAGAG GTTGGTGGAGGGCCAGGCGTGGGGTACAATGTGAACGTGGCATGGACGGGAGGTGTGGACCCCCCCATCGGAGATGTGGAGTACCTCACGGCCTTCAG GACAGTGGTGATGCCCATTGCCCACGAGTTCTCACCTGACGTGGTCCTAGTCTCCGCCGGGTTTGATGCTGTTGAGGGACACCTATCTCCACTGGGTGGCTACTCTGTTACCGCCAGAT GTTTTGGTCACTTAACCAGGCAGCTGATGACACTGGCAGGGGGCCGGGTGGTGCTGGCCCTGGAGGGAGGCCACGACTTGACCGCCATCTGTGATGCCTCTGAGGCCTGTGTCTCGGCTCTGCTCAGCGTGGAG CTACAGCCCTTGGACGAGACAGTCTTACAGCAAAAGCCCAACATCAACGCAGTGGCCACGCTAGAGAAAGTCATCGAAATCCAGA GCAAACACTGGAGCTGTGTGCAGAGGTTTGCCGCTGGGCTGGGCCGTTCCCTGCGCGAGGCCCAGGCAGGTGAGACGGAGGAGGCCGAGACTGTGAGTGCCATGGCCTTGCTGTCGGTGGGGGCCGGACAGGCCCCGGCTGCTGCCGCCCGGGAACACAGCCCCAG GCCGCCAGAGGAGCCCATGGAGCAGGAGCCTGCCCTGTGA